The following are from one region of the Candidatus Limnocylindrales bacterium genome:
- the ribD gene encoding bifunctional diaminohydroxyphosphoribosylaminopyrimidine deaminase/5-amino-6-(5-phosphoribosylamino)uracil reductase RibD: protein MTRARPAASQADEDWMREAIAEASRGLGRTAPNPAVGCVLVKNGKEIARGHHRRAGLPHAEAEALSRARAAASGSTAYVTLEPCAHHGRTPPCAEALVAAGVARVVVGCRDLHALVAGKGLARLRRAGIDVRIGVLEEECRELVRGFDSVVTTGRPFVHLKLAASLDGRIAARGGESRWISGAQSRRMVQHMRARAEAVLVGIGTVLADDPRLTCRIAGAPRPLRVVLDPRLQTPPQARVIRGAGKALLVASPSTPAARRRRLEEAGADVLCLDSRGTRGWSALLVALAQRGVMEVLVEGGASLAASAIRAGVVRRLSIFYNPRLLGGDGVAMIAGLGVRHPERAPRLRTRSVQSVGTDLLWEGELL from the coding sequence GTGACGCGCGCGAGGCCGGCCGCCAGCCAGGCGGATGAGGACTGGATGCGCGAGGCGATCGCGGAAGCCTCGCGCGGCCTCGGCCGGACCGCTCCCAATCCCGCGGTTGGATGCGTGCTCGTCAAGAACGGCAAGGAGATCGCGCGTGGACATCATCGCCGCGCCGGCCTGCCGCATGCCGAGGCCGAAGCCCTGTCGCGAGCGCGCGCGGCCGCGAGTGGCAGCACGGCCTACGTCACTCTCGAGCCGTGTGCGCACCATGGCCGTACGCCGCCGTGCGCGGAGGCGCTGGTGGCGGCGGGAGTCGCGCGCGTGGTCGTCGGTTGCCGCGACCTGCATGCGTTGGTGGCGGGCAAGGGGCTGGCACGGCTGCGCCGCGCCGGGATCGACGTGCGTATCGGCGTCCTCGAAGAGGAATGCCGCGAGCTGGTGCGCGGCTTCGACAGCGTCGTGACCACGGGACGTCCCTTCGTGCACCTGAAGCTGGCTGCGAGCCTCGACGGCCGCATAGCCGCCCGCGGCGGGGAATCGCGCTGGATCAGCGGCGCGCAGTCGCGGCGAATGGTGCAGCACATGCGTGCGCGCGCGGAAGCTGTACTGGTCGGCATCGGCACGGTGCTGGCCGACGATCCGCGCCTTACCTGCCGCATCGCCGGCGCGCCGCGGCCGCTGCGCGTCGTGCTGGACCCGCGCCTGCAGACGCCGCCCCAGGCCCGCGTGATCCGCGGCGCCGGCAAGGCGCTGCTGGTGGCGTCGCCGTCGACGCCGGCCGCGCGTCGGCGCAGGCTCGAGGAGGCGGGCGCCGATGTTCTGTGTCTGGACAGCCGCGGCACGCGGGGATGGAGCGCGCTCCTCGTTGCGCTTGCGCAAAGAGGTGTCATGGAAGTGCTGGTCGAGGGCGGCGCGAGCTTGGCGGCTTCGGCGATTCGTGCGGGCGTGGTGCGCCGCCTCTCCATTTTCTACAATCCGCGACTGCTCGGCGGCGATGGCGTCGCTATGATCGCGGGGCTGGGTGTGCGGCACCCCGAGCGTGCGCCTCGACTGCGAACGCGATCGGTGCAAAGCGTGGGAACGGACCTGCTATGGGAAGGCGAGCTGCTTTGA
- the nrdR gene encoding transcriptional regulator NrdR produces MRCPFCQHGDDRVVDSRESGDGSVIRRRRECLACARRYTTYERVDVIMPLVVKKDGRREAWDREKLLAGFQKACEKRPVSADAIDDSVAAIERAVQDRGVREIASANVGEQVMESLKRLDEVAYVRFASVYRSFRDISEFQKTVESLVSERRKERGGGQP; encoded by the coding sequence GTGAGGTGTCCCTTCTGCCAGCACGGCGACGACCGCGTCGTCGACTCGCGCGAGAGCGGCGATGGCAGCGTCATCCGCCGCCGCCGCGAGTGCCTGGCCTGTGCGCGCCGCTACACCACCTACGAGCGCGTGGACGTCATCATGCCGCTGGTGGTCAAGAAGGACGGGCGTCGCGAAGCGTGGGACCGCGAGAAGCTGCTGGCCGGCTTTCAAAAGGCGTGCGAGAAGCGCCCCGTGTCCGCCGACGCCATCGACGATTCGGTGGCCGCCATCGAGCGCGCGGTCCAGGATCGCGGCGTGCGCGAGATCGCCAGCGCGAACGTCGGCGAGCAGGTGATGGAAAGCCTCAAGCGCCTCGACGAAGTGGCCTACGTGCGCTTCGCCTCCGTCTACCGCTCCTTCCGCGACATCAGCGAGTTTCAGAAGACGGTCGAGAGTCTGGTCAGCGAGCGCAGGAAGGAGCGCGGCGGAGGACAGCCGTGA
- the glyA gene encoding serine hydroxymethyltransferase, with protein MSALEQTDPEIYAAIAAEGRRQELGIELIASENAVSEAVLEAAGSILTNKYAEGYPGRRYYGGCEFVDVVEQHAIDRAKKLFGADHANVQPHSGSSANMAVYFSTLEPGDTILAMNLAHGGHLTHGSPVNFSGRFFKIVPYGVREGDHRIDMDQVRMLAREHRPKMIVCGHSAYPRQLDFASFAGIARETGALLMADVAHVAGLVATGLHPDPIPHCDYVTTTTHKTLRGPRGGLILCKAEHAKKIDSSIFPGNQGGPLMHIIAAKAVAFREALRPSFAEYQQAIVDNARVLAEELQVGGIRLISGGTDNHLMLLDLRDAAVTGKQAQELLDRAGITTNRNAVPFDTRSPFVTSGLRIGTPAVTTRGMRAAEMRQIAAWIVRALNAPEDAAELEKIAAEVADLGRRFPIYPERRYAQA; from the coding sequence GTGAGCGCGCTCGAGCAGACCGATCCCGAAATCTATGCCGCCATCGCCGCCGAAGGGCGACGGCAGGAGCTCGGAATCGAGCTGATCGCTTCGGAGAACGCCGTCAGCGAGGCCGTGCTCGAGGCGGCAGGCTCGATCCTGACCAACAAGTACGCCGAGGGCTATCCCGGACGTCGCTACTACGGTGGCTGCGAGTTCGTCGACGTGGTCGAGCAGCACGCCATCGACCGCGCCAAGAAGCTCTTCGGCGCCGACCACGCCAATGTGCAGCCGCACTCCGGCTCCTCGGCGAACATGGCCGTGTACTTCTCGACGCTGGAGCCGGGCGACACGATCCTGGCGATGAACCTCGCCCACGGCGGGCACCTCACGCACGGCAGTCCAGTCAACTTCTCGGGCCGCTTCTTCAAGATCGTCCCCTACGGCGTGCGCGAGGGGGATCATCGCATCGACATGGATCAGGTGCGCATGCTCGCGCGTGAACATCGGCCCAAGATGATCGTGTGCGGTCACAGCGCCTACCCGCGCCAGCTGGACTTCGCCAGCTTTGCCGGCATCGCGCGCGAGACGGGCGCTTTGTTGATGGCCGACGTCGCGCACGTGGCGGGGCTGGTGGCGACGGGCCTGCACCCCGACCCGATCCCCCACTGCGACTACGTCACGACCACGACGCACAAGACGCTGCGCGGGCCGCGCGGCGGCCTGATCCTGTGCAAGGCCGAGCACGCCAAGAAGATCGATTCGTCGATCTTTCCCGGGAACCAGGGCGGTCCGCTGATGCACATCATCGCCGCCAAGGCGGTGGCGTTCCGTGAGGCGCTGCGGCCCTCGTTCGCCGAGTACCAGCAGGCGATCGTCGACAACGCGCGCGTGCTCGCCGAGGAACTGCAGGTCGGAGGCATTCGCCTCATCTCGGGCGGCACCGACAACCACCTCATGCTGCTCGATCTGCGCGATGCGGCAGTGACCGGCAAGCAGGCGCAGGAGCTGCTCGACCGCGCCGGCATCACGACCAATCGCAATGCCGTTCCGTTCGATACCCGCTCGCCGTTCGTCACCTCCGGGCTTCGCATCGGCACTCCCGCCGTCACCACGCGCGGCATGCGCGCGGCCGAGATGCGCCAGATCGCGGCTTGGATCGTGCGGGCGCTGAACGCTCCCGAAGATGCGGCCGAGCTCGAAAAGATCGCGGCGGAAGTCGCCGACCTCGGGCGCCGCTTCCCCATCTACCCCGAGCGTCGCTACGCACAGGCCTGA
- the rpiB gene encoding ribose 5-phosphate isomerase B: protein MVASDHAAVTAKSIVLDELKARGIDAVDAGPVTADSVDYPDFAERVARAVADGEAEQGILLCGSGIGMSIAANKVPGVRAALVHDVTGAALSRQHNDANVLVLGGAMLGERLIRDIVKTWLDSAFEGGRHQRRVDKIRTIEEASRTTAGNLQDQKGKNP from the coding sequence GTGGTCGCCAGCGACCACGCCGCCGTCACCGCCAAGAGCATCGTTCTGGATGAGTTGAAGGCGCGTGGGATCGACGCTGTCGACGCAGGCCCCGTCACCGCCGACTCCGTCGACTACCCCGACTTCGCCGAGCGCGTGGCCCGCGCGGTCGCCGACGGCGAGGCCGAGCAGGGCATCCTGCTGTGCGGCAGCGGCATCGGCATGTCGATCGCCGCCAACAAGGTGCCGGGCGTCCGCGCGGCTCTCGTTCACGACGTCACCGGCGCTGCTCTGTCGCGCCAGCACAACGACGCCAACGTGCTCGTCCTCGGCGGCGCAATGCTCGGTGAGCGATTGATCCGCGACATCGTCAAGACGTGGCTCGACAGCGCGTTCGAAGGCGGCCGTCACCAGCGCCGCGTCGACAAGATCCGCACGATCGAAGAGGCCAGCCGCACCACGGCCGGAAATCTGCAGGACCAGAAGGGGAAGAATCCGTGA
- the acpP gene encoding acyl carrier protein: MSVHERVVEIICDQLTLDRSQVTPDSSFLEDLGADSLDIVQLIMALEEEYGLEISDEEAEKIRTVQDIIDYIDSRK, encoded by the coding sequence ATGTCCGTACATGAGCGGGTGGTCGAGATCATTTGCGATCAATTGACCCTGGACCGGTCGCAGGTGACGCCGGATTCCTCCTTTCTCGAGGATCTCGGCGCCGATTCGCTCGACATCGTCCAGCTCATCATGGCCCTGGAAGAGGAGTACGGTCTGGAAATCTCGGACGAAGAGGCCGAGAAGATCCGCACCGTTCAGGACATCATCGACTACATCGACAGTCGCAAGTAG
- the rpmF gene encoding 50S ribosomal protein L32, which translates to MPVPKRRTSSSKKRKRRAHDALTAPQWVECANCGERVQPHRACGGCGHYKGRRVIEIAEA; encoded by the coding sequence ATGCCGGTTCCGAAGAGACGAACATCCAGCAGCAAGAAGCGCAAGCGTCGCGCGCATGACGCACTGACAGCCCCGCAGTGGGTGGAGTGCGCCAACTGCGGCGAGCGCGTGCAGCCGCACCGCGCTTGCGGCGGCTGCGGCCACTACAAAGGTCGCCGCGTCATCGAGATCGCCGAGGCCTGA
- a CDS encoding DUF177 domain-containing protein, translated as MIVRVPDLTEEVRRVDFVEPASALNSRLSESPGWNDQLFGEDARVSGEIYRIGSDVHFSGEVAATIRQSCPRCLEEFEWPLLRKFRFVIVPAPPGVDDEDDEGIDHYSGDDLDLSPLVREQALLGLDHSLLCSESCRGLCAGCGANLNQEECRCAPKH; from the coding sequence GTGATCGTCAGGGTTCCCGACCTCACCGAGGAGGTCCGACGGGTCGATTTCGTCGAACCCGCCTCGGCTCTCAACAGCCGCCTGAGCGAAAGTCCCGGCTGGAACGACCAGCTCTTCGGCGAGGACGCGCGCGTCAGCGGGGAGATCTATCGGATCGGCAGCGACGTCCATTTCTCCGGGGAAGTGGCCGCGACGATCCGGCAGTCATGCCCTCGCTGTCTCGAAGAATTCGAGTGGCCGCTGCTACGCAAGTTCCGCTTCGTGATCGTGCCGGCACCGCCCGGCGTCGACGACGAGGACGACGAGGGGATCGACCACTACAGCGGCGATGATCTGGATCTGAGCCCGCTGGTGCGAGAGCAGGCCCTGCTCGGCCTGGATCACTCGCTGCTGTGCTCGGAGTCGTGCCGGGGATTGTGTGCAGGTTGCGGCGCCAACCTGAACCAAGAGGAGTGTCGCTGCGCGCCCAAGCATTGA
- the lpxD gene encoding UDP-3-O-(3-hydroxymyristoyl)glucosamine N-acyltransferase, producing the protein MRLAELAARLQLVFEGDADIEITGLAPIDEAGPGDLTFVGNPRYRLQLATTRAAAVIVAHGEDAHGHAALRADNPYGAFIAALPLFDARPRAHGGIHPTAVLAASAEIGANASIGAYAVIGDGVRIGSDAVIHPHVVIYAGACIGDRFTAHAGTVVRENVIIGSDVVLQPGAVVGGDGFGFLPRGKDVPLPIAQIGTVELADHVEIGANATVDRATVGATRLGRGVKIDNLVMVGHGSRIGEGSMLAGQCGMAGSTRIGARVMAGGQAGFAGHLSVGDDARIGAQAGVIADIDAGVTVAGMPAQEIGRWRRAMAALRGLPELVRRIRRLEHAVGLRTPNPAPDPAADA; encoded by the coding sequence ATGCGACTGGCCGAACTCGCCGCACGCTTGCAGCTGGTGTTCGAAGGAGATGCGGACATCGAAATCACCGGCCTCGCGCCGATCGATGAGGCCGGCCCCGGCGATCTCACCTTCGTCGGCAATCCCAGGTACCGCCTGCAACTGGCGACCACGCGCGCTGCCGCCGTCATCGTTGCACATGGCGAGGATGCGCATGGGCACGCGGCGCTTCGCGCCGACAATCCCTACGGCGCATTCATTGCCGCTCTGCCGCTGTTCGACGCGCGCCCGCGCGCGCACGGCGGCATTCATCCGACGGCCGTCCTGGCCGCCTCCGCCGAGATCGGCGCCAATGCCAGCATTGGCGCATACGCGGTCATCGGTGACGGCGTGCGCATCGGAAGCGATGCCGTCATCCATCCGCACGTCGTCATCTATGCCGGCGCGTGTATCGGCGACCGGTTCACTGCGCACGCCGGAACCGTGGTACGCGAAAACGTCATCATCGGCAGCGACGTGGTCCTGCAGCCCGGCGCGGTCGTAGGCGGCGACGGGTTCGGGTTCCTGCCGCGGGGCAAGGATGTGCCGCTCCCCATTGCGCAGATCGGCACGGTCGAGCTCGCGGATCACGTCGAGATCGGCGCCAACGCCACGGTGGATCGCGCCACGGTCGGAGCGACCCGGCTGGGACGCGGCGTCAAGATCGACAACCTCGTGATGGTCGGCCACGGCAGCCGCATCGGCGAGGGCTCGATGCTGGCAGGGCAGTGCGGGATGGCCGGCAGCACTCGCATCGGCGCCCGCGTGATGGCGGGCGGGCAGGCCGGTTTTGCCGGCCACCTCAGCGTCGGCGACGACGCGCGCATCGGTGCGCAGGCGGGCGTGATCGCCGATATCGATGCGGGCGTGACGGTGGCGGGAATGCCCGCACAGGAGATCGGCCGGTGGCGCCGTGCGATGGCGGCGTTGCGCGGACTGCCCGAGCTCGTGCGGCGCATCCGGCGCCTCGAGCATGCGGTGGGCCTGCGGACGCCAAATCCGGCGCCTGATCCCGCAGCCGACGCATGA
- the hisG gene encoding ATP phosphoribosyltransferase: MTVLRLGLPKGSLEQTTTDLMKKSGWRVTTSSRSYFPNIDDAEIQCSLVRAQEMSRYVELGSLDCGITGKDWTAENQSDVEVICDLVYSKVSFRPTRWVLAVPADSSVKRPEDLAGKRIATELVGFTQRYFAERKIPVKVEFSWGATEAKVAAGMCDAIVEVTETGSTIRANGLVIIADLMESNPQLIANKTALADSFKRRKIEQLAMLLQGALRAEAQVGLKMNVPRECVEAVMAMLPAITAPTIANLYQKDWLSVEVVIAEATVRDLIPRLVEAGATGIVEYPLNKVL; this comes from the coding sequence GTGACCGTTCTTCGACTCGGCCTTCCCAAGGGCAGCCTCGAGCAGACCACCACCGACCTGATGAAGAAGTCGGGCTGGCGCGTCACGACCAGCTCGCGCAGCTATTTTCCGAACATCGACGACGCCGAGATCCAATGCTCGCTGGTGCGTGCGCAGGAAATGTCCCGTTACGTCGAGCTCGGCTCGCTGGACTGCGGCATCACGGGCAAAGACTGGACCGCCGAGAATCAGTCGGACGTCGAGGTCATCTGCGACCTCGTCTACTCGAAGGTCTCCTTCCGGCCGACGCGCTGGGTGCTGGCGGTTCCGGCCGACTCGAGCGTCAAGCGGCCCGAAGACCTCGCGGGCAAGCGCATCGCGACCGAGCTGGTGGGATTCACCCAGCGCTACTTCGCCGAGCGCAAGATCCCGGTGAAGGTGGAGTTCTCGTGGGGAGCCACCGAGGCCAAGGTCGCCGCCGGCATGTGCGACGCCATCGTCGAGGTGACGGAAACGGGCAGCACCATCCGCGCCAACGGCCTGGTGATCATCGCGGATCTGATGGAATCGAATCCTCAGCTCATCGCCAACAAGACCGCGCTGGCGGACTCGTTCAAGCGCCGCAAGATCGAGCAGCTCGCCATGCTCCTGCAGGGTGCGCTGCGCGCCGAAGCGCAGGTCGGACTGAAGATGAACGTGCCGCGCGAGTGCGTCGAAGCCGTCATGGCCATGCTGCCGGCGATCACCGCGCCGACCATCGCCAACCTGTATCAGAAGGACTGGCTGTCGGTGGAAGTGGTGATCGCCGAGGCCACCGTGCGCGACCTCATCCCACGCCTCGTCGAGGCCGGCGCCACCGGCATCGTCGAATACCCCCTGAACAAAGTCCTCTAG
- a CDS encoding 4Fe-4S binding protein, which produces MPFKIIAENCTGCTACEQRCPTRAISGIKNEAFLIEPSFCIDCGACGVICPDDAILDTYGNLTTVLKKAQRPIAVVHPDNCNGCGVCIDVCPFDALAPSPDNTGPQYLGIVEVIEKKCVGCKLCEEVCGWEGIYVMTPEEKPDFLAALGHLPDEVGAAE; this is translated from the coding sequence TTGCCTTTCAAGATCATCGCCGAGAACTGCACCGGCTGCACTGCCTGCGAGCAGCGCTGTCCCACGCGCGCCATCAGCGGCATCAAGAACGAAGCGTTCTTGATCGAGCCCTCCTTCTGCATCGACTGCGGCGCCTGCGGCGTGATCTGCCCCGATGACGCCATCCTCGACACCTACGGCAACCTCACCACGGTCCTGAAGAAGGCGCAGCGACCGATCGCGGTCGTCCATCCTGACAACTGCAACGGCTGCGGCGTCTGCATCGATGTCTGCCCGTTCGACGCTCTGGCTCCGTCGCCCGACAACACGGGCCCTCAGTACCTCGGCATCGTCGAGGTCATCGAGAAGAAGTGCGTGGGCTGCAAGCTCTGCGAAGAGGTCTGCGGCTGGGAGGGCATCTACGTCATGACGCCCGAGGAGAAGCCGGATTTTCTGGCCGCGCTGGGGCATTTGCCGGACGAGGTCGGCGCGGCGGAATGA
- a CDS encoding NAD-dependent epimerase/dehydratase family protein, which produces MSKLWLVTGGAGFIGCNIVAELLARGEAVRVLDNLATGLESNLDEFGSDVELVRGDIRDASAVGEAMRGVTHVLHLAALGSVPRSIEDPATSNEVNVTGTLNVLTAARDAGVSRVVFSSSSSVYGASQELPKRVGQPTDPVSPYATTKQAGESYTRVFWRVYGLPTVALRYFNVFGPKQRPDSAYAAVIPKFMNWALTGEPLVVHGDGLQGRDFTYVTNVVSANLLAAEAEGVAGDVFNIACGSSFTLLDIAAALEKAVGHPLERQHTPARAGDVRKSQADIEPARKALGYQVLVGFEEGLARTWEAFCARFGGGAAGQAVRP; this is translated from the coding sequence CTGAGCAAGCTCTGGCTCGTCACCGGCGGCGCCGGCTTCATCGGATGCAACATCGTCGCCGAGCTGCTGGCGCGCGGCGAGGCGGTGCGCGTGCTCGACAACCTCGCAACCGGACTGGAAAGCAATCTCGACGAGTTCGGCAGCGACGTGGAGCTGGTCCGCGGCGACATCCGCGATGCCTCCGCCGTAGGCGAGGCCATGCGCGGCGTCACGCACGTCCTTCACCTGGCGGCGCTGGGATCGGTCCCGCGCTCCATCGAGGACCCCGCCACCAGCAACGAGGTCAACGTGACGGGCACGCTCAACGTGCTGACGGCGGCGCGGGATGCCGGAGTCTCGCGCGTGGTCTTCTCCTCCTCGTCCTCGGTCTACGGCGCCAGCCAGGAGCTGCCCAAGCGGGTCGGCCAGCCCACGGACCCGGTCTCTCCCTACGCCACCACCAAGCAGGCGGGTGAGAGCTACACGCGCGTGTTCTGGCGCGTCTACGGCCTGCCGACAGTGGCCCTGCGATACTTTAATGTTTTTGGCCCAAAGCAGCGTCCCGACTCAGCTTATGCCGCAGTGATCCCGAAGTTCATGAACTGGGCCCTCACCGGCGAGCCGCTGGTCGTTCATGGCGACGGACTGCAGGGCCGCGACTTCACCTACGTCACCAACGTGGTCTCGGCGAACCTGCTCGCGGCCGAGGCCGAGGGCGTGGCGGGCGACGTCTTCAACATCGCCTGCGGCAGCAGCTTCACCCTGCTGGACATCGCAGCCGCGCTCGAGAAAGCGGTCGGCCATCCGCTGGAGAGGCAGCACACGCCGGCTCGTGCTGGCGACGTCCGGAAGAGCCAGGCCGACATCGAGCCCGCGCGAAAGGCGCTCGGATACCAGGTGCTCGTCGGATTCGAGGAGGGGCTGGCCCGGACGTGGGAAGCGTTCTGCGCCCGCTTCGGCGGCGGGGCGGCTGGCCAGGCCGTGCGACCATAA
- a CDS encoding glycosyltransferase family 2 protein → MNDDLTVSVLIPVYNELHTVENVIARVRAVPVRTEIILVDDFSVDGTRDLLQRLQKQDPSLKIYFHERNRGKGAAIRTALAAATGDVTLVQDADMEYDPMEYPTLLEPIRAGVADVVYGSRFLAGAHRVLFFWHQLGNRVLTLLSNVLTNLNLTDMETGYKVFRTEVLKTMRLTTDRFGFEPEVTARVAQMRCRIYEVPISYWGRDYEEGKKITWRDGVAALWFIFKFNVLDRMPPPQHRPGVSAHGWSSMGTVPPAVSPRAVSTSHSATASHGAQPPGMSAAARTDGEERAS, encoded by the coding sequence ATGAACGACGATCTGACCGTTTCGGTCCTCATTCCGGTCTACAACGAGCTGCACACGGTCGAGAACGTCATCGCACGCGTTCGTGCGGTGCCCGTGCGCACCGAGATCATCCTGGTCGATGATTTCTCGGTCGATGGTACGCGCGATCTGCTGCAACGGCTGCAGAAGCAGGACCCGTCGCTGAAGATCTACTTCCACGAGCGCAATCGCGGCAAGGGCGCCGCCATTCGCACGGCGCTGGCTGCGGCAACCGGTGACGTAACGCTCGTGCAGGACGCGGACATGGAATACGACCCCATGGAGTATCCGACGCTGCTCGAGCCGATCCGTGCCGGTGTTGCCGACGTCGTTTACGGATCGCGCTTCCTTGCCGGCGCGCACCGCGTGCTGTTCTTCTGGCACCAGCTCGGCAACCGCGTGCTGACCCTGCTCTCGAACGTCCTGACCAACCTCAACCTCACCGACATGGAGACGGGCTACAAAGTCTTCCGCACCGAGGTGCTCAAGACGATGCGGCTGACGACCGACCGCTTCGGCTTCGAGCCGGAGGTGACGGCGCGCGTGGCCCAGATGCGCTGCCGCATCTACGAAGTGCCCATCTCCTACTGGGGGCGCGATTACGAAGAGGGCAAGAAGATCACCTGGCGCGACGGCGTCGCCGCGCTGTGGTTCATCTTCAAGTTCAACGTGCTCGACCGCATGCCGCCGCCGCAACACCGGCCCGGCGTCAGCGCGCACGGCTGGTCGTCGATGGGCACCGTGCCTCCGGCGGTGTCGCCGAGGGCCGTGAGCACGTCGCATTCCGCAACCGCGTCGCACGGGGCGCAGCCGCCGGGCATGTCGGCCGCGGCGCGCACCGACGGCGAGGAGAGAGCGTCCTGA
- a CDS encoding glycosyltransferase family 2 protein, which yields MSDAVLPFVSVIIPMRNEQDWIERCLGSVLAQDYPHDRMEILVADGMSTDRSPQMLAALAASDARVRVIHNPGLIVPTGLNLAIAAARGEIIARVDAHTVLERDYLRRGVELLQRTGASNVGGPMICRGGGPIATAIARAMHSRFGIGAQFHFATEEVTCDTVYMGMWPKAVFERVGLFDAELVRNQDDELSYRIRKAGGRIVVSPAMRSLYQNRESWSALARQFYQYGLWKVRVLQKHPRQMSVRHFVPPAFQAAIAASLLLGLLWSPLVWIGLAALATYVVFVLMVAARGEGTMADKARLALALAMIHHCWAAGFLVGLVRFASRWRQPEPEPPRLSRQQASEVPPAGAAASAQR from the coding sequence ATGAGCGATGCCGTGCTGCCCTTCGTCAGCGTCATCATCCCGATGCGCAACGAGCAGGATTGGATCGAGCGCTGTCTCGGAAGCGTTCTGGCGCAGGACTATCCCCACGACCGCATGGAAATCCTGGTCGCCGATGGCATGTCCACCGACCGCTCGCCGCAGATGCTGGCGGCGCTGGCGGCCAGCGATGCGCGCGTGCGGGTGATCCACAACCCTGGATTGATCGTGCCGACCGGCCTGAACCTCGCCATCGCCGCGGCGCGCGGCGAGATCATCGCGCGAGTGGATGCGCATACGGTGCTCGAGAGGGACTACCTGCGCCGTGGGGTCGAGCTGCTCCAGCGAACCGGCGCCAGCAACGTCGGCGGGCCCATGATCTGCCGCGGCGGCGGTCCCATCGCCACCGCGATCGCGCGCGCCATGCACTCCCGCTTCGGCATTGGCGCGCAATTTCACTTCGCCACCGAAGAGGTCACCTGCGACACCGTGTACATGGGCATGTGGCCGAAGGCCGTCTTCGAGCGCGTGGGCCTGTTCGACGCCGAGCTGGTGCGCAACCAGGACGACGAGCTGAGCTATCGCATCCGCAAGGCCGGGGGCAGGATCGTGGTCTCGCCGGCGATGCGCTCGCTGTACCAGAACCGCGAGTCTTGGAGCGCGCTGGCACGGCAGTTCTACCAGTACGGGCTGTGGAAGGTGCGCGTGCTGCAGAAGCACCCGCGCCAGATGAGCGTACGCCACTTCGTTCCGCCCGCCTTCCAGGCCGCCATCGCAGCATCGCTGCTGCTCGGCCTCCTGTGGAGCCCGCTGGTGTGGATAGGGCTGGCGGCGCTGGCAACCTACGTCGTCTTCGTATTGATGGTGGCCGCGCGCGGTGAAGGGACGATGGCCGACAAGGCGCGTCTGGCTCTGGCGCTGGCCATGATCCATCACTGCTGGGCCGCCGGATTTCTCGTGGGCCTGGTGCGTTTCGCCTCGCGGTGGCGGCAGCCCGAGCCGGAGCCGCCGCGTCTTTCGCGACAACAGGCCAGCGAGGTACCACCGGCCGGCGCGGCCGCCTCGGCGCAGCGCTGA